The Roseococcus microcysteis genome contains a region encoding:
- the secA gene encoding preprotein translocase subunit SecA, whose product MFARLVRSIFGSANDRALKRHQSRIAAIQAWEPKLAALSDEELRGKTADFRARLAQGATLDDLLEEAFATVREASKRCLGLRHFDVQMIGGMVLHEGKIAEMKTGEGKTLVATLPVYLNALPGKGVHVVTVNDYLATRDSDWMGQLYGFLGLTTGVIVNGLSDDQRRAAYACDITYGTNNEFGFDYLRDNMKYRLDEMVQRPFAYAIVDEVDSILVDEARTPLIISGPTDDTSDLYRRVDKVMAEFVKDPERFEKDEKQRTVNMTEKGGEDIERMLAEAGELNEGNLYDAVNVSLVHHVNQSLRAHVLFKRDVEYVVRNDKIIIIDEFTGRMMDGRRYSDGLHQALEAKENVTVQPENQTLASITFQNYFRLYPKLSGMTGTAATEADEFAEIYKLEVVEVPTNVPVARKDEDDEVYRTAMEKYEAVIRLVAECRARNQPCLVGTTSIEKSELISELLKKAGIPHNVLNARYHEQEAGIVAQAGRPGAVTIATNMAGRGTDIKLGGNADMLAKAEVGNNDSPEYEAALARHMAEVEAAQPIVKAAGGLFVIGTERHESRRIDNQLRGRSGRQGDPGGSRFFLSLEDDLMRIFGSDRMGGMLTKLGLKEGEAIVHPWINKALEKAQKKVEARNFDTRKNLLKYDDVMNDQRREVYAQRRAYMEAADLSETVEDMRRETIHDMVHRAIPENAYAEQWDLEGLEKRVKDVLGLDLPVQTWGKEEGIDEVQVRERIEAAADQAAAAKAANLGPDFMRMVEKSLLLQLFDQVWKEHLLSLDHLRQGIGLRAYGQRDPLNEYKREAFALFNNMLEELRERVTSLLLRLEFAPDAPPPEPQPVRVTDMRHPAPQGMGGDYEMAEAAPAAPYGAATAEAARPAAVDANDPTTWGATPRNAPCPCGSGKKYKHCHGRA is encoded by the coding sequence ATGTTCGCCCGCCTCGTCCGCTCCATCTTCGGCTCCGCGAATGACCGCGCGCTGAAGCGCCACCAGTCGCGCATCGCCGCGATCCAAGCGTGGGAGCCCAAGCTCGCCGCCCTCTCGGACGAGGAGCTGCGGGGCAAGACGGCCGATTTCCGCGCCCGGCTGGCGCAGGGCGCGACGCTGGACGACCTTCTGGAAGAGGCCTTCGCCACGGTGCGCGAGGCGTCCAAGCGCTGCCTCGGCCTGCGGCATTTCGACGTGCAGATGATCGGCGGCATGGTCCTGCACGAGGGCAAGATCGCCGAGATGAAGACCGGCGAGGGCAAGACGCTGGTCGCCACCCTGCCCGTCTATCTGAACGCGCTGCCCGGCAAGGGCGTGCATGTCGTCACCGTGAACGACTACCTGGCCACGCGCGACAGCGATTGGATGGGCCAGCTCTACGGCTTCCTGGGGCTGACCACGGGCGTCATCGTCAACGGCCTGAGCGACGACCAGCGCCGCGCGGCCTATGCCTGCGACATCACCTACGGCACGAACAACGAGTTCGGCTTCGACTACCTCCGCGACAACATGAAGTATCGCCTGGACGAGATGGTCCAGCGGCCCTTCGCCTATGCCATCGTGGACGAGGTGGACAGCATCCTGGTGGATGAGGCGCGCACGCCCCTCATCATCTCGGGCCCCACCGACGACACCAGCGACCTCTATCGCCGCGTGGACAAGGTGATGGCGGAGTTCGTGAAGGACCCCGAGCGCTTCGAGAAGGACGAGAAGCAGCGGACCGTCAACATGACGGAAAAGGGCGGCGAGGACATCGAGCGCATGCTGGCCGAGGCCGGCGAGCTGAACGAGGGCAACCTCTATGACGCGGTGAATGTCAGCCTCGTGCACCACGTCAACCAGTCGCTGCGCGCCCATGTGCTGTTCAAGCGCGACGTCGAATATGTCGTCCGCAACGACAAGATCATCATCATCGACGAGTTCACCGGCCGCATGATGGACGGCCGCCGCTACAGCGACGGGCTGCACCAGGCGCTGGAAGCCAAGGAGAATGTGACGGTCCAGCCCGAGAACCAGACGCTGGCCTCCATCACCTTCCAGAACTATTTTCGTCTGTATCCCAAGCTGTCGGGCATGACCGGAACCGCGGCGACGGAAGCCGACGAGTTCGCCGAGATCTACAAGCTCGAAGTCGTCGAGGTCCCGACCAACGTGCCCGTGGCGCGCAAGGACGAGGATGACGAGGTCTATCGCACCGCCATGGAGAAATACGAGGCGGTGATCCGCCTCGTGGCCGAATGCCGCGCGCGCAACCAGCCCTGCCTGGTCGGCACCACCAGCATCGAGAAGAGCGAGCTGATCTCGGAGCTGCTGAAGAAGGCCGGCATCCCGCACAATGTGCTGAACGCGCGCTACCATGAACAGGAGGCGGGCATCGTCGCCCAGGCGGGCCGCCCCGGCGCCGTCACCATCGCGACGAACATGGCCGGCCGCGGCACCGACATCAAGCTCGGCGGCAATGCGGACATGCTGGCCAAGGCCGAGGTGGGCAACAATGACAGCCCCGAATACGAGGCCGCGCTGGCCCGCCACATGGCCGAGGTGGAGGCCGCGCAGCCCATCGTGAAGGCGGCTGGCGGCCTCTTCGTCATCGGCACCGAGCGGCATGAATCGCGCCGCATCGACAACCAGCTGCGCGGCCGCTCCGGCCGCCAGGGCGACCCGGGCGGCAGCCGCTTCTTCCTCTCGCTGGAAGACGACCTGATGCGCATCTTCGGCAGCGACCGCATGGGCGGGATGCTGACGAAGCTCGGCCTCAAGGAAGGCGAGGCCATCGTCCACCCCTGGATCAACAAGGCGCTGGAGAAGGCGCAGAAGAAGGTCGAGGCGCGCAACTTCGACACGCGCAAGAACCTGCTGAAATACGACGACGTGATGAACGACCAGCGGCGCGAGGTCTATGCCCAGCGCCGCGCCTACATGGAGGCCGCGGACCTCAGCGAGACCGTCGAGGACATGCGGCGCGAGACCATCCACGACATGGTCCACCGCGCCATCCCCGAGAACGCCTATGCCGAGCAGTGGGATCTGGAGGGGCTGGAAAAGCGCGTGAAGGACGTGCTGGGCCTCGACCTCCCTGTGCAGACCTGGGGCAAGGAGGAGGGCATTGACGAGGTCCAGGTGCGCGAGCGCATCGAGGCCGCCGCCGACCAGGCCGCCGCTGCCAAGGCCGCCAACCTCGGCCCCGACTTCATGCGGATGGTCGAGAAGTCGCTGCTGCTGCAGCTGTTCGACCAGGTGTGGAAGGAGCACCTGCTGAGCCTCGACCATTTGCGCCAGGGCATCGGCCTGCGCGCCTATGGCCAGCGCGACCCGCTGAACGAGTACAAGCGCGAGGCCTTCGCGCTGTTCAACAACATGCTGGAGGAGCTGCGCGAGCGCGTGACCTCCCTGCTGCTGCGCCTGGAATTCGCCCCCGACGCGCCCCCGCCCGAACCCCAGCCCGTGCGCGTGACGGACATGCGCCACCCCGCCCCGCAGGGCATGGGCGGCGACTACGAGATGGCCGAGGCCGCGCCCGCCGCCCCCTATGGTGCCGCGACGGCGGAAGCCGCCCGCCCCGCCGCCGTGGACGCGAACGATCCCACGACATGGGGCGCCACGCCGCGCAACGCGCCCTGCCCTTGCGGTTCGGGGAAGAAATACAAGCATTGTCACGGAAGGGCCTGA
- a CDS encoding metal-dependent hydrolase, which translates to MTTPDPEIIPRDLRFGVKDHPDPRWLGGDQAGSALVDAFAVMLPEGERYFIRALKPFLPEVTDPELRQDIQDFCAQEAFHTREHLGYNAALRGLGYDVDRQEESVRWFFARFDTPLARLYLTCAIEHVTYALSRIVIERPEIMDKAHPAYRRLWRWHALEEVEHSSVGLRVLRAVTPGVPGWKRYILRCAALGMMLPAMVGLAMISARRNLRATGGPSGWALWRAALFSPGWVRRMVPTMLAYLRPGYLGRNDCDAALVAKARNALDAEMAAA; encoded by the coding sequence ATGACCACGCCGGACCCTGAGATCATCCCCCGCGACCTCCGCTTCGGCGTGAAGGACCATCCGGACCCGCGCTGGCTCGGCGGCGACCAGGCGGGCAGCGCGCTGGTGGATGCCTTCGCGGTCATGCTGCCCGAGGGCGAGCGCTATTTCATCCGCGCCCTCAAGCCCTTCCTGCCCGAGGTGACGGACCCCGAGCTGCGCCAGGACATCCAGGATTTCTGCGCGCAGGAGGCGTTCCACACGCGCGAACACCTGGGCTACAACGCCGCGCTCCGCGGCCTGGGCTATGATGTGGACCGGCAGGAAGAGTCGGTGCGCTGGTTCTTCGCCCGCTTCGACACGCCGCTGGCCCGCCTCTACCTCACCTGCGCCATCGAGCACGTCACCTACGCCCTCTCCCGCATCGTGATCGAGCGGCCGGAGATCATGGACAAGGCCCACCCCGCCTATCGCCGCCTCTGGCGCTGGCACGCGCTGGAAGAGGTGGAACATTCCTCCGTCGGCCTGCGCGTGCTGCGCGCCGTCACCCCCGGCGTGCCGGGCTGGAAGCGCTACATCCTGCGCTGCGCGGCGCTGGGCATGATGCTGCCGGCCATGGTGGGCCTCGCCATGATCTCGGCGCGGCGGAACCTGCGTGCCACGGGCGGGCCCTCGGGCTGGGCGCTGTGGCGCGCCGCCCTGTTCAGTCCGGGCTGGGTGCGGCGGATGGTGCCGACCATGCTGGCCTATCTCCGCCCCGGCTATCTCGGCCGCAATGACTGCGACGCGGCGCTGGTGGCCAAGGCGCGCAACGCCCTGGATGCCGAGATGGCGGCCGCCTGA
- a CDS encoding DUF6998 domain-containing protein, with product MTRRIPLPSPVARIYEAVAELEARYPGRKFTPDGHLVGSIGEVVAAEALGLTLYPASRPGHDAFDAAGDVQIKMTGPRGRGVALYADCVRLVVLKVVSPAEAELVYDGPGAPAWAAAGPMGKNGQRVVSLARLKQLAEGRV from the coding sequence ATGACCCGTCGCATCCCGCTCCCGTCGCCCGTCGCCCGTATCTATGAGGCGGTGGCCGAGTTGGAAGCGCGCTACCCCGGCCGGAAATTCACCCCCGACGGTCACCTGGTGGGTTCGATTGGCGAGGTGGTGGCGGCCGAGGCACTGGGGCTGACCCTCTACCCTGCCTCCCGCCCCGGCCATGATGCCTTCGACGCGGCGGGTGATGTGCAGATCAAGATGACGGGCCCCCGGGGCAGGGGCGTGGCGCTCTATGCCGATTGCGTGCGGCTGGTGGTGTTGAAGGTCGTCTCACCGGCCGAGGCGGAGCTGGTCTATGACGGGCCGGGCGCCCCGGCATGGGCCGCGGCGGGGCCCATGGGCAAGAACGGCCAGCGCGTGGTCAGCCTGGCGCGGCTGAAGCAATTGGCCGAGGGGCGGGTGTGA
- a CDS encoding peptidylprolyl isomerase → MARFPLAALLLAGTFLAPGVHAQAPARPPAAPPTAATPAPAADPNPVLARVDGQEIRLEEVIAAAAEAMPAELRNVPPQVLRTMLPPEVFNQLLDRAISDRAMVIAARRANVQDDPEFRARMRAFEENALRDTLLRREVLPRLTDEALRARHARDQAAAPEQEEVRARHILVANEADARAIITQIQGGANFEEVARSRSTDPAGRNGGDLGFFARGDMVPEFANAAFALQPGQLSPNPVRTQFGWHVIRVEERRTTRGPAFEEARDTLRQRMIEEEVNAVIERVRAATTIERVEAPAAPATPPGPIQAVPPPPPARR, encoded by the coding sequence ATGGCCCGTTTCCCCCTCGCCGCCCTGCTGCTGGCCGGCACGTTCCTGGCGCCGGGCGTCCATGCCCAGGCGCCGGCCCGCCCGCCCGCCGCGCCACCCACCGCCGCGACCCCAGCCCCCGCCGCCGACCCCAACCCGGTCCTCGCCCGCGTGGATGGGCAGGAAATCCGGCTGGAGGAGGTGATCGCCGCCGCCGCCGAGGCCATGCCGGCCGAGCTCCGCAACGTGCCGCCCCAGGTGCTGCGGACCATGCTGCCGCCCGAGGTGTTCAACCAGCTTCTGGACCGCGCGATTTCCGACCGCGCCATGGTCATCGCCGCCCGCCGCGCCAATGTGCAGGACGACCCCGAATTCCGGGCCCGCATGCGCGCCTTCGAGGAGAACGCGCTGCGCGACACCCTGCTGCGCCGCGAGGTCCTGCCCCGCCTGACCGACGAGGCGCTGCGCGCCCGCCACGCCCGCGACCAGGCGGCCGCGCCCGAGCAGGAGGAGGTCCGCGCCCGCCACATCCTGGTGGCCAATGAGGCCGATGCCCGCGCCATCATCACCCAGATCCAAGGCGGGGCGAATTTCGAGGAGGTGGCGCGCAGCCGCTCCACCGACCCCGCCGGGCGCAATGGCGGGGATCTCGGCTTCTTCGCGCGCGGCGACATGGTGCCCGAATTCGCCAATGCCGCCTTCGCGCTGCAGCCGGGCCAGCTCAGCCCCAACCCCGTGCGCACGCAGTTCGGCTGGCATGTGATCCGCGTCGAGGAACGCCGCACCACCCGCGGCCCCGCCTTCGAGGAAGCCCGCGACACGCTCCGCCAGCGCATGATCGAGGAGGAGGTGAACGCCGTGATCGAACGCGTGCGCGCCGCCACCACGATCGAGCGCGTGGAGGCCCCCGCCGCCCCCGCGACCCCCCCTGGCCCCATCCAGGCCGTTCCCCCGCCACCCCCCGCCCGCCGGTAA
- a CDS encoding metal ABC transporter solute-binding protein, Zn/Mn family translates to MTQRRTLLALPFLALAARGAAAQAPPLVGASFSILGDLVRQVAGDRVTLRVTAGPGVDAHHFEPRPSDALALRGAALLVRNGLGFDPWFDRLARAAAEGPPVPVVTATEGITPRGMEAHHDHDHGGAGRRTQHSVGPRRVADPHAWQDVALAQHYVRNITEGLARVQPGAAEAHRAAAAAYLQRLQALDSWIRAQLATVPAERRKVLTTHDAFGYFGAAYGVTFLAAQGVSAEAEPSAAAIARLIRQVRAENITAVFLEGQGNQSALERLAREAGVAPADASTPTPFPPRTDPPPAMRP, encoded by the coding sequence ATGACCCAGCGCCGAACCCTCCTCGCCCTCCCCTTCCTCGCCCTCGCTGCCAGGGGCGCCGCGGCCCAGGCCCCGCCCCTGGTGGGCGCCTCCTTCTCCATCCTGGGCGACCTGGTGCGCCAGGTGGCGGGCGATCGCGTCACCCTGCGCGTCACGGCCGGGCCGGGGGTGGATGCCCATCATTTCGAGCCCCGCCCGAGCGACGCCCTGGCCCTGCGCGGCGCCGCGCTGCTGGTCCGCAACGGGCTGGGCTTCGACCCCTGGTTCGACCGGCTCGCCCGCGCCGCGGCGGAAGGCCCGCCCGTGCCGGTGGTGACGGCGACCGAGGGCATCACGCCGCGCGGCATGGAGGCGCATCACGACCACGACCATGGCGGCGCGGGGCGGCGCACGCAGCACAGCGTGGGCCCGCGCCGCGTGGCCGACCCCCATGCCTGGCAGGACGTGGCCCTGGCCCAGCACTATGTCCGCAACATCACCGAGGGCCTCGCGCGGGTGCAGCCCGGCGCGGCCGAGGCGCACCGCGCCGCCGCCGCCGCCTATCTCCAGCGGCTGCAGGCGCTGGATTCCTGGATCCGCGCGCAGCTCGCCACCGTGCCGGCCGAACGGCGCAAGGTGCTGACCACCCATGACGCCTTCGGCTATTTCGGCGCCGCCTATGGCGTGACCTTCCTGGCCGCCCAGGGCGTCAGCGCGGAGGCCGAGCCCTCCGCCGCCGCCATCGCGCGCCTGATACGGCAGGTCCGCGCCGAGAACATCACCGCCGTCTTCCTGGAGGGCCAGGGCAACCAGTCGGCGCTGGAACGCCTGGCGCGCGAGGCGGGCGTGGCCCCCGCGGACGCCTCTACGCCGACGCCCTTTCCCCCGCGGACGGACCCGCCCCCAGCTATGAGGCCATGA
- a CDS encoding acyltransferase family protein — MQSANIAYMPRLDHLRFYAAFIVLLYHFFHPMLAQQDNPLLLVVREGYGGVALFMVLTGFILTSICLGREVQYRAFLMNRLLRIYPLYIVAVCIAAFAFGRQVDALSFVALASFLGNLSDVKLPHFPHLWTIMVEFQFYLLFPLLMIFVRRVGLGYLAGILALFLSLRLLVFFLDGTVQDASYWTLLGRLDQFVLGMLLAVLHRQRPRLLANPAWMAVALLTLQGWLMTFVWWSGGYFGEGTPHSPSIAWAFSPLLEGAAYGFVLLAYLHFRWPLPASEAMQRLGAQASAAFAWLGTISYSLYVWHFPFAMLHHRMMERGWELPVVGGVWYLEFLVVLLPAILAVSALSYYVIERPFLAMRVKYLAGAVSPLPVTAPARHAAYSPARGGLSSARP, encoded by the coding sequence ATGCAGTCCGCCAACATCGCCTATATGCCGCGGCTGGACCATCTGCGGTTCTACGCGGCCTTCATCGTGCTGCTCTATCACTTCTTCCACCCGATGCTGGCGCAGCAGGACAACCCGCTGCTGCTGGTGGTGCGCGAGGGCTATGGCGGCGTCGCGCTCTTCATGGTGCTCACCGGCTTCATCCTGACCAGCATCTGCCTGGGGCGGGAGGTGCAGTATCGCGCCTTCCTGATGAACCGGCTGCTGCGGATCTATCCGCTCTACATCGTGGCGGTTTGCATCGCGGCCTTCGCCTTCGGGCGGCAGGTGGATGCCCTGTCCTTCGTGGCGCTGGCCAGCTTCCTGGGCAATCTGAGCGATGTGAAGCTGCCGCACTTCCCGCATCTCTGGACCATCATGGTCGAGTTCCAGTTCTACCTGCTCTTCCCCCTGCTGATGATCTTCGTGCGGCGGGTGGGGCTGGGCTATCTGGCGGGCATCCTGGCCCTGTTCCTGTCCTTGCGCCTGCTGGTCTTCTTCCTGGACGGCACGGTGCAGGACGCCTCCTACTGGACGCTGCTGGGCCGGCTGGACCAGTTCGTGCTGGGCATGCTGCTGGCGGTGCTGCACCGGCAGCGGCCCCGGCTGCTGGCCAATCCCGCCTGGATGGCCGTCGCGCTGCTGACCCTGCAGGGCTGGCTGATGACCTTCGTCTGGTGGTCCGGCGGCTATTTCGGCGAGGGCACGCCCCACAGCCCCAGCATCGCCTGGGCCTTCAGCCCGCTGCTGGAAGGCGCGGCCTATGGCTTCGTGCTGCTGGCCTACCTGCATTTCCGCTGGCCCCTGCCGGCGAGCGAGGCGATGCAGCGCCTGGGCGCGCAGGCCAGCGCCGCCTTCGCCTGGCTCGGCACCATCAGCTACTCGCTCTATGTCTGGCACTTCCCCTTCGCCATGCTGCACCACCGCATGATGGAGCGCGGCTGGGAACTGCCCGTGGTGGGGGGCGTCTGGTACCTGGAGTTCCTGGTGGTGCTGCTGCCGGCCATCCTCGCGGTCAGCGCGCTGTCCTATTACGTGATCGAGCGGCCCTTCCTCGCCATGCGGGTGAAGTACCTGGCGGGCGCGGTCAGCCCCCTGCCGGTGACGGCGCCGGCGCGCCATGCGGCTTACTCCCCGGCGCGGGGTGGTCTATCCTCCGCAAGGCCTTGA
- a CDS encoding class I SAM-dependent methyltransferase: MAALDHMLRATERGAFPGLRRRTWKWGYTFLSLVWRKPWRFLNYGHVPDGPPFPLAAADEADRPFIGLYHQALEGLDVEGARVLEVGCGHGGGAAWVARHFTPAAMVAVDRSPGTLSRARKLNAPSPNLDYRIGDAEALPFPDASFDILLNIESSHCYGSMDRFVAEAARVLRPGGHLCWADMRSPAMLPALDASFAAQPLELLSETRLNAGVLAALDAVEEAKAREVSRYGLLRPLLREFTGMQGSVLRKALREGQVLYLARRYRKLASEPVRSAG, translated from the coding sequence ATGGCCGCGCTCGATCACATGCTGCGCGCGACCGAGCGCGGGGCCTTCCCGGGCCTGAGGCGCCGCACCTGGAAATGGGGCTACACCTTCCTCTCGCTGGTCTGGCGGAAGCCCTGGCGCTTCCTGAACTACGGCCATGTCCCGGACGGCCCGCCCTTCCCCCTGGCCGCGGCGGATGAGGCCGACCGCCCCTTCATCGGCCTCTACCACCAGGCGCTGGAGGGGCTGGACGTGGAGGGCGCGCGGGTGCTGGAGGTGGGCTGCGGCCATGGCGGCGGTGCGGCCTGGGTGGCGCGGCACTTCACGCCGGCAGCGATGGTGGCGGTGGACCGTTCGCCCGGCACGCTGTCCCGCGCGCGCAAGCTGAACGCGCCTTCCCCCAACCTCGACTACCGCATCGGCGACGCCGAGGCCCTGCCCTTCCCCGATGCCAGCTTCGACATCCTGCTGAACATCGAAAGCTCCCATTGCTACGGCAGCATGGACCGCTTCGTGGCCGAGGCCGCGCGGGTGCTGCGCCCCGGCGGGCATCTGTGCTGGGCGGACATGCGAAGCCCCGCCATGCTGCCTGCGCTGGACGCCAGCTTCGCCGCCCAGCCGCTGGAACTCCTGTCCGAGACGCGGCTGAACGCGGGGGTCCTGGCCGCTTTGGACGCGGTGGAGGAGGCCAAGGCGCGCGAAGTGTCGCGCTATGGCCTGCTGCGGCCCTTGCTGCGGGAATTCACGGGCATGCAGGGCTCGGTGCTGCGGAAGGCGCTGCGCGAGGGGCAGGTGCTCTACCTCGCGCGGCGCTATCGGAAGCTGGCTTCGGAGCCCGTCAGAAGCGCTGGGTGA
- the argJ gene encoding bifunctional glutamate N-acetyltransferase/amino-acid acetyltransferase ArgJ codes for MALAVSPLALPLPEMPTLAGAECGSVAAGIRYKAREDMTVFRFAPGTTVAGVFTMNKCPGAPVDWCRAALKGGKARALVVNAGNSNVFTGRAGRETCERTAAETAALVGCKPREVFIASTGVIGERLPTDVLLAALPRVMEGLKEEGWAAAARAIMTTDTFPKAATRTARIGDATVTINGIAKGSGMIAPDMATMLSFIATDAKIPAPVLQKLLTRGNAKSFNCVTVDSDTSTSDTVLLFATGQARHPRVTADSPPSLLRDFARALDEVLHELALMVARDGEGAQKLITINVTGAVSAKSAHRIGMAIANSPLVKTAIAGEDANWGRIVMAVGKAGEPADRDKLSVAVGGTWMAREGGVIPGYDETPVVAHMKGREVEITVDIGLGRGKATVWTCDLTHGYIDINGSYRS; via the coding sequence ATGGCTCTCGCTGTTTCCCCTCTGGCCCTTCCCCTGCCGGAGATGCCCACCCTTGCCGGGGCCGAATGCGGCTCCGTCGCCGCCGGCATCCGCTACAAGGCGCGCGAGGACATGACGGTGTTCCGCTTCGCCCCGGGCACCACCGTGGCGGGCGTGTTCACCATGAACAAATGCCCCGGCGCCCCGGTGGATTGGTGCCGCGCCGCGCTCAAGGGCGGCAAGGCGCGGGCCCTGGTGGTGAATGCCGGCAACAGCAACGTCTTCACCGGCCGCGCCGGCCGCGAGACCTGTGAGCGCACGGCCGCCGAGACCGCCGCCCTGGTCGGCTGCAAGCCGCGCGAGGTCTTCATCGCCTCCACCGGCGTCATCGGCGAACGCCTGCCGACGGATGTGCTGCTGGCCGCCCTGCCGCGCGTGATGGAGGGGCTGAAGGAAGAAGGCTGGGCCGCCGCCGCCCGCGCCATCATGACCACCGACACCTTCCCCAAGGCCGCCACCCGCACGGCGCGCATCGGGGATGCCACGGTCACCATCAACGGCATCGCCAAGGGCAGCGGCATGATCGCGCCCGACATGGCGACGATGCTGAGCTTCATCGCGACCGACGCGAAAATTCCCGCGCCTGTGCTGCAAAAGCTGCTGACGCGCGGCAACGCCAAGAGCTTCAACTGCGTGACGGTGGACAGCGACACCTCCACCTCCGACACCGTGCTCCTGTTTGCCACCGGCCAGGCCAGGCACCCGCGCGTGACGGCCGACAGCCCGCCCAGCCTGCTGCGCGACTTCGCCCGCGCGCTGGACGAGGTGCTGCATGAGTTGGCGCTGATGGTGGCGCGCGATGGCGAGGGGGCCCAGAAGCTCATCACCATCAACGTGACTGGCGCCGTCAGCGCGAAATCCGCGCACCGCATCGGCATGGCCATCGCCAACTCGCCCCTGGTCAAGACCGCCATCGCGGGCGAGGACGCCAATTGGGGCCGCATCGTCATGGCCGTGGGCAAGGCCGGCGAACCCGCCGACCGCGACAAGCTCAGCGTGGCCGTGGGCGGCACCTGGATGGCGCGCGAGGGCGGCGTGATCCCGGGCTATGACGAGACGCCGGTGGTGGCCCACATGAAGGGCCGCGAGGTCGAGATCACGGTGGATATCGGCCTCGGCCGCGGCAAGGCCACCGTCTGGACCTGCGATTTGACGCACGGCTACATCGACATCAACGGTTCCTACCGGAGCTGA
- the cnbZ gene encoding 2-amino-5-chloromuconate deaminase CnbZ gives MSTKTTPAGGYRFIPAVFQYSGGVAAEPGFRLERARFSRPVPLAEGFDRIAAHLDGLGRPRTAFAACELRSPAPFTEEGFTAFNRVYFGVLESWGVVVDGQNPVARSNVCPEIAPPPEPSFHAFSYTVVDPGAAPSFVVAGSGEAREGGATYEESIVAPGDTSPAGMAAKAGYVLGEMERRMTALGFGWADTTDVQVYTVFDFSALFLPEMVGRGAARHGITWQPCRPPVRGLDFEMDCRGLAREIVLPA, from the coding sequence ATGAGCACGAAAACCACGCCCGCCGGCGGCTACCGCTTCATCCCCGCCGTCTTCCAGTATTCGGGCGGCGTGGCCGCCGAGCCCGGCTTCCGGCTGGAGCGCGCCCGCTTCTCCCGCCCCGTGCCCCTGGCCGAGGGCTTCGACCGCATCGCCGCCCATCTGGACGGGCTGGGCCGCCCCCGCACGGCCTTCGCCGCCTGCGAACTCCGCAGCCCGGCCCCCTTCACCGAGGAGGGCTTCACCGCTTTCAACCGCGTCTATTTCGGCGTGCTGGAATCCTGGGGCGTGGTGGTGGACGGCCAAAACCCCGTGGCCCGCAGCAATGTCTGCCCCGAGATCGCCCCGCCGCCCGAACCCAGCTTCCACGCCTTCTCCTACACGGTGGTGGACCCTGGGGCCGCGCCCAGCTTCGTGGTGGCCGGCTCCGGCGAGGCGCGCGAGGGCGGCGCCACCTATGAGGAGAGCATCGTCGCCCCGGGCGACACCTCACCCGCCGGCATGGCGGCCAAGGCCGGCTATGTGCTGGGCGAGATGGAGCGGCGCATGACGGCCCTCGGTTTCGGCTGGGCCGACACCACCGATGTGCAGGTCTATACGGTGTTCGACTTCAGCGCCCTCTTCCTGCCGGAGATGGTGGGGCGCGGCGCGGCGCGGCACGGCATCACCTGGCAACCCTGCCGCCCGCCCGTGCGGGGGCTGGATTTCGAGATGGATTGCCGGGGCCTCGCGCGGGAAATCGTGTTGCCGGCGTAA